The following proteins are encoded in a genomic region of Saccharopolyspora antimicrobica:
- a CDS encoding TetR/AcrR family transcriptional regulator, producing MPRTRRFDPERRTRIIDAALDLIAEEGVAGTSHRKVATRADVPLGSMTYHFANMDELLREAFARFTHAVIAKFERRLAAAHGLEEAREAVVDIIHEDVFATRQDLVLTHELYALAAREPAYRELIGEWMRRSQEALERHFDHTTARELDALIEGLTIHRALGAGSPDRDLARDAVWRITSASTGS from the coding sequence ATGCCGAGGACTCGACGTTTCGACCCGGAGCGACGAACGCGGATCATCGATGCAGCACTCGATCTCATCGCCGAAGAGGGCGTTGCGGGAACTTCGCATCGCAAGGTGGCGACCCGTGCAGACGTACCGCTCGGCTCCATGACCTACCACTTCGCCAACATGGACGAGCTGCTGCGCGAAGCATTCGCGCGTTTCACGCACGCTGTGATCGCCAAGTTCGAGCGACGCCTCGCAGCCGCGCACGGCCTGGAGGAAGCTCGAGAAGCAGTCGTCGACATCATCCATGAAGACGTGTTCGCCACCCGACAGGATTTGGTGCTCACGCACGAGCTGTACGCCCTGGCGGCCCGCGAACCTGCCTACCGCGAGCTGATCGGGGAATGGATGCGACGAAGCCAGGAAGCTCTGGAACGCCATTTCGACCACACCACGGCACGTGAACTCGACGCGCTCATCGAAGGATTGACGATCCACCGAGCTCTGGGAGCAGGCTCGCCTGACCGCGACCTGGCGCGCGACGCCGTCTGGCGAATTACCAGCGCCTCAACTGGCTCGTGA
- a CDS encoding NAD(P)/FAD-dependent oxidoreductase, whose protein sequence is MTSAHDTEIVDVAVIGAGVVGSAIARALAGYQLEVALIESRCDVGDGTSKANTAILHTGFDAKPGTLESQLVSRGYHLLKAYADETGIPYEPTGALLVAWDEEQLAALPGLQEKAAQNGYAETEIVGPDEVYRQVPTLGPGALGGLTVPGESIICTWTTNLALATDAVRRGTRLMRSHRVESVTVGSDETVLRTNRGDVRARWVVNAAGLGSDVIDAQFGHDRFHLHPRRGELLVFDKQTRPMVDKIVLPVPSKLGKGVLVSPTIYGNVMLGPTAEDMTNRSDTSTTEDGYEFLREKGERIMPQLLREEVTATYAGLRAASDAPDYTVEVDAAQRYAVAGGIRSTGLTSGMAIAEHLLGLLEKAGLELHEREDLPDAPQMPNIGEAYLRPYADSDRIAADPAYGTVVCFCERVTKGEIRDAMNSTIPPCDLDGLRRRTRAMNGRCQGFYCGANVTEMLQDGERKAHR, encoded by the coding sequence ATGACTTCGGCGCACGACACGGAAATCGTCGATGTGGCCGTCATCGGTGCCGGTGTGGTCGGTTCGGCGATCGCGCGCGCGCTCGCCGGATATCAGCTCGAGGTGGCGCTGATCGAGTCGCGCTGCGACGTCGGCGATGGCACGAGCAAGGCGAACACGGCGATCCTGCACACCGGTTTCGACGCGAAACCGGGGACGCTGGAATCTCAGCTGGTGTCCCGGGGGTACCACTTGCTCAAGGCCTACGCCGATGAGACCGGCATTCCCTACGAGCCGACCGGCGCGCTGCTGGTGGCCTGGGACGAGGAACAGCTCGCGGCACTGCCCGGTCTGCAGGAGAAGGCCGCGCAGAACGGCTACGCCGAGACCGAGATCGTCGGCCCGGACGAGGTCTACCGGCAGGTGCCGACGCTGGGCCCGGGAGCGCTGGGCGGCCTGACGGTGCCCGGTGAATCGATCATCTGCACCTGGACCACGAACCTCGCGCTGGCCACGGACGCGGTGCGGCGAGGCACCCGGCTGATGCGCTCGCACCGGGTCGAGTCGGTGACCGTCGGCTCGGATGAGACGGTCCTGCGCACCAACCGGGGCGACGTCCGCGCCCGCTGGGTCGTCAACGCCGCCGGACTGGGCAGCGACGTCATCGACGCCCAGTTCGGCCACGACCGGTTCCACCTGCACCCGCGGCGCGGTGAGCTGCTGGTCTTCGACAAGCAGACCCGTCCGATGGTGGACAAGATCGTGCTCCCCGTGCCGTCCAAGCTGGGCAAGGGCGTGCTGGTCTCCCCCACCATCTACGGCAACGTCATGCTTGGCCCCACCGCCGAGGACATGACCAACCGCAGTGACACCTCGACTACCGAGGACGGCTACGAGTTCCTGCGGGAGAAGGGCGAACGCATCATGCCCCAGCTCCTCAGGGAAGAAGTGACCGCGACCTACGCCGGGCTCCGGGCCGCCAGCGACGCCCCGGACTACACCGTGGAGGTCGACGCTGCGCAGCGCTACGCCGTCGCCGGCGGTATCCGCTCCACCGGGCTGACCTCCGGCATGGCCATCGCCGAACACCTGCTGGGACTGCTGGAGAAGGCGGGCCTGGAACTGCACGAACGCGAGGACCTCCCGGACGCGCCGCAGATGCCCAACATCGGCGAGGCCTACCTGCGGCCCTACGCCGACAGCGACCGCATCGCGGCCGACCCCGCCTATGGCACCGTGGTGTGCTTCTGCGAGCGCGTCACCAAGGGCGAGATCCGCGACGCGATGAACAGCACCATCCCACCCTGCGACCTGGACGGACTGCGGCGGCGAACGCGTGCGATGAACGGACGCTGCCAGGGCTTCTACTGCGGCGCGAACGTGACGGAAATGCTGCAGGACGGCGAGAGGAAGGCACACCGATGA
- a CDS encoding MFS transporter yields the protein MPEHFGTQHNAELALDRAATNSRRRALQVVFFLLGVSLASWVVRTPAIRDALAASTGQMGLVLFGLSAGSMTGIVSSGLLVRRLGTKPVIAVSTFLAIAGISVLGAATALAMTPLAFTGLLLFGLGMGCSEIAVNIDGADVERLERRPLMPLLHGTFSAGTVAGSVLGLALTRAGVGVVWHLLGVALAATVAAAMVLPAIPAGLGVKRGTSKRGFSASVRQQLDVWAQRRIVLIGCVVLGMALAEGAANDWLPLLMVDEHGYDPTSGSLVYTVFAVAMTTGRLLGTGLVHRFGRTAVVRTSALCAALGVGLVIFTADPVIAVAGVLLWGLGGSLGFPLAISAAGDGGGDSASRVSAVATAGYLAFLVGPPLLGFLGDHFGLRHAMIVVLVLAGCAAATASAVRPQPRREVDL from the coding sequence ATGCCTGAACATTTCGGAACCCAGCACAACGCAGAGCTCGCCCTCGACCGCGCTGCTACGAACAGTCGCCGACGGGCGTTGCAGGTCGTCTTCTTCCTGCTCGGGGTGTCCTTGGCGTCCTGGGTCGTTCGCACACCGGCCATCCGAGACGCGCTAGCCGCGTCCACCGGTCAGATGGGGCTGGTGCTGTTCGGGCTTTCCGCCGGGTCGATGACCGGCATCGTCTCCTCCGGTCTGCTGGTGCGGCGGCTCGGCACGAAGCCGGTGATCGCGGTGAGCACCTTCCTGGCGATCGCGGGGATCTCCGTGCTGGGAGCGGCGACTGCCCTGGCCATGACCCCGTTGGCCTTCACAGGCCTGCTTCTGTTCGGGCTCGGCATGGGCTGCTCGGAGATCGCGGTGAACATCGACGGCGCGGACGTCGAGCGGCTCGAACGCCGACCGCTGATGCCGCTGCTGCACGGCACCTTCAGCGCGGGCACCGTCGCCGGATCCGTCCTCGGACTTGCCCTCACCCGCGCCGGTGTCGGAGTGGTGTGGCACTTGCTCGGCGTTGCCCTCGCAGCGACCGTCGCGGCCGCGATGGTCCTGCCTGCCATCCCCGCTGGCCTCGGTGTCAAGCGCGGCACGTCGAAGCGCGGCTTCTCCGCGTCGGTGCGGCAACAGCTCGACGTGTGGGCGCAACGCCGCATCGTCCTCATCGGCTGCGTCGTCCTGGGCATGGCGTTGGCGGAAGGCGCGGCCAACGACTGGCTTCCGCTGCTCATGGTCGACGAGCACGGCTACGACCCGACCTCGGGCTCGCTGGTCTACACCGTCTTCGCCGTGGCCATGACGACCGGCAGGCTCCTGGGGACGGGACTGGTCCACAGGTTCGGTCGAACGGCCGTCGTCCGCACCAGCGCGCTGTGCGCGGCACTCGGCGTGGGCCTGGTGATCTTCACCGCCGACCCGGTCATCGCGGTAGCCGGGGTCCTGCTGTGGGGGCTCGGCGGCTCGCTCGGCTTCCCTCTCGCGATCTCCGCTGCGGGTGACGGTGGTGGCGATTCGGCCTCCCGGGTCAGCGCGGTCGCGACCGCGGGTTACCTGGCTTTTCTCGTGGGGCCACCGTTGCTGGGCTTCCTCGGGGATCACTTCGGTCTGCGCCACGCGATGATCGTCGTCCTCGTGCTCGCGGGGTGTGCCGCGGCCACCGCCTCAGCCGTTCGGCCGCAACCGCGACGTGAAGTTGACCTCTGA
- a CDS encoding FGGY family carbohydrate kinase yields MTTVLAIDQGTSGTKAMVVDSGGRVLSVVELPVHPDYLSGGGVEQDPQELLDSVLESGRRAVADAEVGVDCVTLANQGETVLAWDPTTGRPLTQAIVWQDRRSAEICAKRSDSAEAINQRTGLVLDPYFSAPKMRWIREQLTTDGVVTTSDTWLIHQLTGEFVTDASTASRSLLTDLDSVSWDPELLAAFDLSGEELPRIAANDEVVGETAIFGGAVPVGGLVVDQQAALLAQRCLSPGEAKCTFGTGAFLLANMGPTPVRSSAGLASSVAWRVRGETSYCFDGQVATAASAVRWLQGLGLIQGAADLDRVAVADSDGVLCVPALAGLSAPWWAPEAKATFSGMTLSTEVGHLVKAVLDGIAAQVAELADCAAQDVGEPLHRLRVDGGLTRSRVLMQAVADLLQVQVDVFPSAHATALGAAGFARAAADPGLALEQAVIDWTPSTSFTPQLGADDAAEFRARWRAAVDTALSSDREKLEES; encoded by the coding sequence GTGACCACCGTCCTGGCGATCGATCAAGGAACCTCGGGCACCAAAGCGATGGTGGTCGACAGCGGTGGCCGCGTGCTCAGCGTCGTGGAACTTCCGGTGCACCCGGACTACCTCTCCGGAGGCGGGGTGGAACAGGACCCGCAGGAATTGCTCGACTCCGTGCTGGAATCCGGTCGGCGTGCCGTCGCCGATGCGGAGGTGGGCGTCGACTGCGTGACATTGGCCAACCAAGGCGAGACGGTGCTCGCTTGGGACCCGACGACGGGACGGCCGCTGACGCAGGCGATCGTCTGGCAGGACCGGCGCTCCGCGGAGATCTGCGCGAAGCGCAGCGACTCGGCGGAGGCGATCAACCAGCGCACCGGGTTGGTGCTGGACCCGTACTTCTCGGCGCCGAAGATGCGATGGATCCGCGAACAACTGACCACCGACGGTGTGGTGACCACATCGGACACCTGGTTGATCCACCAGCTCACCGGCGAGTTCGTGACCGACGCCAGCACCGCCAGCCGGTCGCTGCTAACCGACCTGGACTCGGTGTCATGGGATCCGGAGCTGCTGGCGGCGTTCGACCTCTCGGGAGAGGAGCTGCCTCGCATCGCGGCCAACGACGAAGTGGTCGGCGAGACTGCCATCTTCGGCGGCGCGGTACCGGTCGGCGGCCTGGTCGTCGACCAGCAGGCCGCCCTTCTGGCGCAGCGATGCCTCTCGCCCGGTGAGGCCAAGTGCACCTTCGGCACCGGAGCCTTCCTGCTGGCCAACATGGGTCCGACGCCGGTCCGCTCGAGCGCGGGACTGGCGTCCTCCGTCGCGTGGCGGGTGCGCGGCGAAACGTCGTACTGCTTCGACGGGCAAGTCGCCACGGCGGCCTCGGCCGTGCGGTGGCTGCAAGGCCTGGGTCTGATCCAGGGCGCAGCAGACCTGGATCGCGTGGCGGTGGCCGACAGCGACGGAGTGCTGTGCGTTCCCGCACTGGCCGGCTTGTCAGCCCCGTGGTGGGCGCCGGAGGCGAAGGCCACCTTCAGCGGCATGACGCTGTCCACAGAGGTCGGCCACCTGGTCAAAGCGGTGCTGGACGGCATCGCCGCACAGGTCGCCGAGCTCGCCGACTGCGCCGCCCAGGACGTCGGCGAGCCGCTGCACCGGCTGCGGGTGGACGGGGGGCTCACCCGCAGCCGGGTGCTGATGCAGGCCGTCGCCGACCTGCTGCAGGTCCAGGTCGACGTGTTCCCCTCGGCGCACGCGACAGCACTCGGCGCGGCCGGATTCGCCCGCGCCGCGGCCGATCCCGGGCTCGCGCTGGAGCAGGCGGTCATCGACTGGACACCGAGCACTAGCTTCACCCCGCAACTGGGTGCCGACGACGCCGCCGAGTTCCGCGCCCGATGGCGCGCTGCGGTCGACACCGCGCTCAGCAGCGATCGTGAGAAACTGGAGGAGTCATGA
- a CDS encoding NAD(P)/FAD-dependent oxidoreductase codes for MSTARTRLTPEVAIVGAGPAGLRAAQELAPAVPGEVLVLDREQQAGGIPRHCDHPGFGIRDLHRFHSGPDYARRMVDSAERAGAVIRTGAMVTGWSADGGLEVTTPDGLFEVHAEAIVLATGARERPRTARMVPGDRPDGVYTTGQLQNLVHLHHRKVGTKALIVGSELVSWSAVLTLRDAGCDTVLMTSEHPKVESYALFSVPGKLGLRVPVRTRTKITRIIGKPRVEAVEVEDLATGRREVVPCDTVVFTGDWIPDNELVRAAGLALDPGTLGPVVDTELRTERPGIFAAGNVLHPVDTADIAALDGKQVAASVLDHLREKRHPSEKSIRIVADEPLRWISPMVRRVGDRRPARNRLLAWVDHYVAFPRVVATQNGRVVAEKRLPWPAAPGRVFRIPGDLLDAARPGEGDVHISLRR; via the coding sequence ATGAGCACGGCACGCACGCGGCTGACCCCGGAGGTCGCGATCGTCGGTGCGGGCCCGGCGGGCCTGCGCGCGGCCCAGGAACTGGCGCCGGCCGTGCCGGGCGAGGTGCTGGTCTTGGACCGGGAGCAGCAAGCCGGTGGCATCCCGCGGCACTGCGACCACCCTGGCTTCGGCATCCGCGACCTGCACCGGTTCCACAGCGGCCCGGACTACGCCCGCCGCATGGTCGACAGCGCCGAGCGGGCCGGTGCGGTGATCCGCACCGGTGCGATGGTCACCGGCTGGTCGGCCGACGGTGGCCTGGAAGTCACAACCCCGGACGGCCTGTTCGAGGTGCACGCCGAGGCGATCGTGCTGGCCACCGGTGCACGCGAGCGGCCGCGCACCGCTCGGATGGTGCCCGGCGACCGCCCCGACGGTGTCTACACGACCGGCCAGCTGCAGAACCTGGTCCACCTGCACCACCGCAAGGTCGGCACCAAAGCGCTGATCGTCGGCAGCGAACTCGTCTCCTGGTCCGCGGTGCTGACGCTGCGCGATGCCGGCTGCGACACGGTTCTGATGACCAGCGAACACCCCAAGGTCGAGTCCTACGCGCTGTTCTCCGTACCGGGCAAACTCGGCCTGCGCGTCCCGGTGCGCACCCGCACCAAGATCACCCGGATCATCGGCAAACCGCGGGTCGAAGCCGTCGAAGTCGAAGACCTCGCGACCGGTCGCCGCGAGGTCGTCCCCTGCGACACCGTGGTGTTCACCGGCGACTGGATCCCGGACAACGAACTGGTCCGCGCCGCCGGTCTGGCACTCGACCCCGGCACGCTGGGCCCGGTCGTGGACACCGAGCTGCGCACCGAACGTCCCGGCATCTTCGCCGCGGGCAACGTGCTGCACCCGGTCGACACCGCCGACATCGCCGCGCTCGACGGCAAGCAGGTCGCGGCCAGCGTCCTAGACCACCTGCGCGAGAAGCGGCATCCCTCGGAGAAGAGCATCCGGATCGTCGCCGACGAACCGCTGCGCTGGATCTCACCGATGGTGCGCCGCGTCGGCGACCGCCGCCCCGCCCGCAACCGGCTCCTGGCCTGGGTCGACCACTACGTCGCCTTCCCCCGCGTCGTGGCCACCCAGAACGGCCGGGTCGTGGCGGAGAAACGGTTGCCGTGGCCTGCTGCTCCCGGCCGGGTCTTCCGCATCCCGGGCGACCTGCTCGACGCGGCCCGTCCCGGTGAGGGCGACGTGCACATCTCGCTGCGCCGATGA
- a CDS encoding HAD family hydrolase: protein MRPRTAVVDLDGVLYTADTFAALAIHQYQRSPARALAVAASAPRLARDWRHEHLRPGVLRTLATRAVAGMTRPAYDALARKLADQMARSSRVAWDGVAVLRGLHDSGWRVIVATASEHELAAAYLRGIGLEEVELVASHLDPASGRFIVHNHGEEKVRQLELIGCPRWDRAYTDSLSDLPLLAGAEHPVLVNASAALTRTTAERLGTTPEVVRWNARKPR from the coding sequence ATGAGGCCTCGAACCGCCGTCGTCGACCTCGACGGCGTGCTGTACACCGCCGATACCTTCGCCGCTCTAGCGATCCACCAGTACCAGCGCTCCCCCGCACGTGCGCTCGCGGTCGCCGCGAGCGCCCCGCGGCTCGCCCGGGACTGGCGCCACGAACACCTGCGCCCCGGCGTGCTGCGGACGCTGGCCACCCGCGCAGTGGCCGGGATGACACGTCCCGCCTACGACGCCCTGGCCCGCAAACTCGCAGACCAGATGGCCCGATCGTCACGTGTCGCGTGGGACGGCGTCGCAGTCCTACGTGGACTCCACGACTCCGGATGGCGCGTCATCGTGGCAACCGCGTCGGAGCACGAACTCGCCGCGGCGTACCTGCGCGGGATCGGCCTCGAAGAAGTGGAACTCGTCGCCTCGCACCTCGACCCGGCCTCCGGCCGCTTCATCGTGCACAACCACGGGGAGGAGAAGGTGCGCCAGCTCGAACTCATCGGCTGCCCGCGCTGGGACCGGGCCTACACCGACTCCCTGTCCGACCTCCCCCTGCTGGCCGGAGCCGAACACCCGGTGCTGGTCAATGCATCCGCCGCTCTCACTCGCACAACGGCCGAACGACTGGGCACCACCCCAGAAGTCGTACGGTGGAACGCCCGAAAACCACGATGA